The segment CCGCGGATTCGCCGCTTGCCGGGCTGCTGACGCTCGCTGGCGACGAGATCGCGGAGTCGAAGCGCGACCTGACAGCCCTCGCCCTGACCCTGCGAAAACGCAAGGACCGCGCCGCGGAATACTTCAACCGCCTCGCCGGCAAATTTGGCCGCACCTACATTCCCGGCCGCTCGTGGCAGGCGCTCGCGCACGGCCTGCTCCAGCTCCTGCCGCCCATGGTCATCGCCGACCTCGGCGCCGGCGAAGGCACGCTCTCGCAACTCCTCGCCCGGCACGCCGAACGCGTGATCGCGGTCGATAATTCCGAGAAAATGGTCGAGTTCGGCGCGGCGCTCGCCCGCGACAACGGCTTCGCCAATCTCGAATACCGCCTCGGCGACATCGAGGCGCCGCCGATTGCCGATGGCGAGGTGGACGTCGCGCTGTTCAGCCAGGCGCTGCATCACGCCGCCCGCCCCCCGCGCGCCGTGGCCGAGGCATTCCGCATTCTCAAGCCCGGCGGCCGCATCCTCATCCTCGATCTCGCAAGCCATAACTACGAGCAGGCCCGCGAGCTCTACGCGCACCAGTGGCTCGGCTTCTCCGAGGTGGAGCTCGACGAAATGCTCACGAGCGCCGGCTTCCAGCGCATCGAGATCTCGACCGTCTCGCGCGAAAAACAGGCGCCGCATTTTCAGACGATCCTTGCGACCGCGGGGAAGCCTTAGAAATTTTTCCGTCACCTTTTCGCGGCGGACGGCACTGGATCACGATGAATCCAATCGAAGAATCCCAGTTGGTTTGCGCGGCACGGGGCGGTGATCGCGACGCGTTTGCGAGCCTTGTCGCCGAGCATCAGCAAATGGCCTGTGCCCTGGCTTACGCCCGGACGGGGTCGTTCGCGGCCTCGGAGGAAATCGCGCAGGAGGCCTTCCTCGCGGCGTGGAAGCAAATGGCGCTCGAGCCGCCGCGAAATTTTCGGGCGTGGCTGTGCGGGACGATTCGCCATCTCGCGGCGCGCTTCCATCGCGGGGCGGCGCGGTTCGAGGGCTTGGCCGTGGATGTCGCCGACGGCGCGCCGGGTCCGGATGAAGTCGCCGACGCCCGCGAGGAGGAGGCGCTGGTCTGGGCCTCGCTGGAGCAGCTGGCGGAGATTTATCGCGAGCCGCTCGTGCTTTACTACCGGCAGGATCGGTCGATTCGCGAGGTGGCGACGGCGCTGGACCTCAGCGAGGAGACCGTGCGCCAGCGTCTGTCCCGCGGGCGGGGGCTGCTGCGGGACACGGTGCAGGAAAAGGTGGAGTCGGCGCTGGCGCGGTCGGCCCCCGGGCCGGCCTTCACGCTGGCGGTGCTGGCGGCGGTTCCCGCGCTCAGCT is part of the Chthoniobacterales bacterium genome and harbors:
- a CDS encoding metalloregulator ArsR/SmtB family transcription factor, with product MASILKSFRLLSDPTRLRLLRLLREEELTVAELQEILAMGQSRISASLALLKREGLVIDRRVGKNIFYRADLAADSPLAGLLTLAGDEIAESKRDLTALALTLRKRKDRAAEYFNRLAGKFGRTYIPGRSWQALAHGLLQLLPPMVIADLGAGEGTLSQLLARHAERVIAVDNSEKMVEFGAALARDNGFANLEYRLGDIEAPPIADGEVDVALFSQALHHAARPPRAVAEAFRILKPGGRILILDLASHNYEQARELYAHQWLGFSEVELDEMLTSAGFQRIEISTVSREKQAPHFQTILATAGKP
- a CDS encoding sigma-70 family RNA polymerase sigma factor; the encoded protein is MNPIEESQLVCAARGGDRDAFASLVAEHQQMACALAYARTGSFAASEEIAQEAFLAAWKQMALEPPRNFRAWLCGTIRHLAARFHRGAARFEGLAVDVADGAPGPDEVADAREEEALVWASLEQLAEIYREPLVLYYRQDRSIREVATALDLSEETVRQRLSRGRGLLRDTVQEKVESALARSAPGPAFTLAVLAAVPALS